A section of the Humulus lupulus chromosome 2, drHumLupu1.1, whole genome shotgun sequence genome encodes:
- the LOC133819483 gene encoding phylloplanin-like, protein MALKMSVVFVICVLFAASMAEAQLGEIISHLLGLIRVQGTVFCTANGRVNSTSASTPVFSNALVQLQCNGNVVSSTTTNNAGVFSMLLDPVQLVLSSLQSQCKLVVTTPLSTCNATLPSDGVLISLLQTLGTIVSGLLNITTLGPSGFNFLQTINN, encoded by the exons ATGGCCTTGAAAATGTCAGTTGTGTTTGTGATATGTGTGTTATTCGCTGCTTCAATGGCTGAAGCCCAACTTGGTGAGATCATCAGCCACCTCTTGGGTTTGATCCGTGTACAGGGCACTGTCTTTTGCACTGCCAATGGCAGAGTCAATAGCACTTCAGCTTCAACCCCTGTTTTCTCTA ATGCTCTTGTCCAACTTCAGTGCAATGGAAAtgtggtatcaagcacaacaaCAAACAACGCAGGAGTTTTCTCAATGTTGTTGGATCCAGTACAGTTGGTATTGTCTTCTCTACAGTCTCAGTGCAAATTAGTGGTGACCACACCTTTGTCCACCTGCAACGCCACTCTGCCTTCGGATGGGGTGCTCATATCTTTACTTCAAACTCTTGGAACCATCGTCTCTGGCTTGCTTAACATTACCACCCTTGGTCCTTCTGGCTTCAATTTCCTACAGACTATTAATaattag